From Deinococcus detaillensis:
GCTCTACCGTCTGGCCGAGCGTGGTGTGCTGGTTATTGAGCAGCAGTCTGACGTAGACAAGGGCAGCAAGCCTGAGTTTGCCATCCGTCTCCTTGACCAGAAAGCCGAACTGGCACCGCACGAACGGGGGCTGATAGACATGTTGTTCGCGGGCGAAAGTAACGCACAGCCTGCGCTCAAACAGCCATCAATCAAGCTCTCGCAGGTCAGCCAGAAAACACAGGGGCGTGGCTGGAAGCTATTCACGGTGCCGCTTCAAAGCGAACTGGAACGGGCCGGATTCATCAGCGAGGAGCGGCAGAGCGAGCGCAACACGCTGATCTACCTTGGCATCGCGCTGCTGGTGCTGGGTGCACTCGGTATGCTGCTGACGGCCATCTGGGGCGGGCCACTCGGCTACGCCCCCTTCGCGGTGGCAATTGCCGTGGTGGTGCTGGGCCTGGCAGGGTCGCTGCTGGGCCTGAGCATGAAGTTACTGTCGGACAATGGGGCGCACAGCGCCGCGAGCTGGCAAGCCTTCCGCGATCACCTGAAGGCCGTGACCAGAGGGGATGCATCGCTGGGTGAACAGGCGGCATTTGAGCGTCTGCTGCCCTACGCTGCCACCTTCGGACTGGGCCACCTCTGGATCAAACAGGCTGGGCAATCCGGCGCGGCGCGGCCCCCCGCCTACTTCAAACTGCTGCCCTCCACGCCGGATAATTCTGGCTGGGCACTGTTTATGATCATGCAGGTGGCGGTCAGCAGCACTGGAAGTGGCTCGTCCGGGACTGGCGGCGCGGGCGCAGGCGCAGGGGGCGGCGGTTCCAGCGGGGCTGGGTAAACCTGATTTCGGCCTGATGTGAGGAACGCAACCAAATCCTGCGTTAACAGTACTGTCAATCTGGTCTTTACAGTCTGGATGGCAATTCTCGACAGTTTGATATTGCAAGACGGTTCTTGCACGCTTTTGATGCACGCTGTCATCCTGAGAGCACACGGATCCGCAGGAGATCGAAATTAGCCCGGCCATACATCTGCCGTTTGATCATTTTCAGCCGGTTTACGGCACCCTCCGTGGGGCCATTGCTATAAGGAAGGGTCAGCGCTGCGAGCAGCGCTGACCCTTCTCGCTGCAAACCTTTTGCAAAGCTCATCAGATCCGTCAAGCCGCTGGCCTGTACAGCTTTGAGCCACTGAGG
This genomic window contains:
- a CDS encoding transposase; its protein translation is MTVKSASWLLFSLPDEVKEEQSGLLERLRTCLPLQQSQELVHAFRVMLRSCQGEAFPQWLKAVQASGLTDLMSFAKGLQREGSALLAALTLPYSNGPTEGAVNRLKMIKRQMYGRANFDLLRIRVLSG